The stretch of DNA cagttggtaaaatttcaggatattttcattatcgtcagttaattattttacgtgcatgaaaacagaaaaatgattattttttagatttatgcgatatggcttgtggttcattcactatgtgggagcattattattatttatacggtcgccagtgaccgctcagttcaggttggtaccatcgggtcttcagtgaccgctcagttcaggttggtaccatcgggtcttcagtgaccgccagctcagttccaggctccccggtagtcagttaccgatcagttcagcttagtgcagtggccacaggcgtaaaacataatctcaacagaaaagttTTATCAATTATTTCAgtgcaggctccaaggagcaattattttcactgtgattatcagttcagcatgcacgtattataattgctcagtacagattattttcagcatgtcacatggcatgatattttatcccatgcatattttactccagatttttactcgttacctgcgatatatgcatgctgagtctttagactcactagacttgattgttgtaggtactgatgaggtcagggccgagggcggggaccagtgagccagcttgggtcggcagtagtggcacccgaggacctcagtgcagcagttgctattttattccgcaaacaatttttatcagtagttggataattttaaattgttatttttggcaaGACTTTATTTTCTTCTGCTGCTActattttaaactttgaacttgatttatcagacgATTTTacgaatgaggccatttaagttcttttaaaaagaaattttttaattttccgcaaattttcaagcaagtattttcgggcctttacacctatccttccaaccaaacgtagccttaGTCTGTTGtcaataattataatttttagtaAAACGACAAATACATGATATGTAAGAATAAATCATGGATCGAGGCTTAATTCCAAATACGAAAATTATTACCAGAACACCACAAAATCTTGATTAGCATCCAAAATTGTAACATTACGATTCGATGTCTTACTTTCCAAACAAAAAGTATAAttgttttcataaaatattatattgacAGATACTTGAGTTTCAAATGAATCACAAATTATTCCCAACTCAAGCTAAACTTATACACGTAAATGAATATGAAATCATGAATATACTTTTAACCcaagttatttttttatttgttcataAATTGTTGAGACTAAaatgttattgatattttatattttaaaaaattaaataaaaaattctcaAAGTGAAGCCAAACATATTCTACAAGGTTCaaagtaaatatatatttctACCTCTATTCAATATTAAGGCTCTCGATGAGTGCCTTAGactgggttttttttttaaaaactaatttaaattttaaattttttttcaaaaataatgcaaaaaaaaaaatgttgcaAAATTACGGCAAACCGTGCTTATAGAGCACGGACGCTGCacacgtggagcagcgtccgtgcttAGTAAGCACGGATTGAGTCCACGTTGgcttattagcgacggttttacaatTCCGTCGCGCCTAGCGACGGataataaaccgtcgccaatAGCGACGGTTGACACAACCGTCGCCAATTCAAAATTTGCGACAGttttgtaaaaccgtcgctatatttgcCGTGCTGATTATCCCAATATGGAATGTTTCCATACCGATACCGGTATCGAAAATTCGGTATGCCGAATGTGAAAAAAGTTTATACCGGTACCGTACACACCGAAAATTTTgtcgaaattttcggtataccgaaatattttcggtataccgacttaagtttaaaaaaataataataataaaaaattatttttcggtatttctatatataccgaaataccgaaaaaaaaatatttcataccaataccgataccgaaattttcggtacggtatcattttcggtataccgattttttcggtaagttcgatatttttttcggtacgatttttcggtatttcggtatttttttcCCAGCCCTAGCCGTGAATAATAAATGAAGACGTGCGattaatgtacgccgttaatgtCCAGAcataatgtttttaaaaatattttactattaacagcgcacataaAGATGCACGCCGTTGATAATACTATGAACGGCGTGGCGTGTCTTTATTGTGCGCTGCTAAAATCGCATATGTTATTACTATCCGCGGCGTGCATTTATAGTACTATCTGCAGCTTGCatttatgtgtgctgttaatAACATATGCAATTTTCGCAGTGCACAATAAAgacacgccgttaatagtactAATAACGACGTACATATttatgtgcgctgttaatagtAAAATGTTTTTAACGACGTACATTAATTATATAGCGACAGTATtaacaaaaccgtcgcaacctttgaatcggcgacggtttataaaccgtcgctagtggCGACGGTTAaagaaccgtcgctattagcgacggagtttgaaaaccgtcgctaataagcTAACGTGGATTTTAATCCGTGTTTACAAAGCACGGACGCTGCGCTACTCCACGTGTGCAGCGTCCGTGCTCACAAAGCACGGTTTGCCGTAATtttacaaaatttttttttttcattatttttgaaaaaaaatttaaaatttaaattagttttaaaaaagacaaaaacttgtgtgggacggtctcacgggtcatatttgtgagacggatattttatttgggtcatccatgaaaaagtattactttttatgctaagagtattactttttattgtgaatatgggtagagttgacccgtctcacggattaagatccgtgagacggtctcacatgagactaactctttaaaaaaaaaacccttagACTGAcatgtattataattaattaatcgtTACTGTTTGAAACTTTCCAATTACAATACTTTATTCAACATAAGAAATctctaattaattatttttcagcACGTACTCAAAAAACATTAAAGCCATTTCTTTCTTTGACTCGAACATCGAAGCTTTCTTTAAATATCCAGAGACTTGACAATTCATTAAAGCCACTGTAAATTTCCAAAACTTAGCTATGATTATTTAAGATGTCCGAACGTAAAATTAGAATTTCAAAAAGACTACTTTTCCATAGAATTTAACAAAGACAAAAATTTgcgtgagacaatctcacatgTTATATTTTATgcgacagatatcttatttaggtcattcataaaaaatattattttttatgctaagaatattactttttatttggaatatcggtaggattgacccgtctcacagataaagattcgtgagaccgtttcacaataGACTTACTCTTTTAACATTTTATCTTAAACCCATGGTCATCATGCACCACACGGGTGTAAGTTGTAACGCATCTGGTGTGGCACAGAGACTTCTGGATAGATAGATGCACATGAGACTATAAGAACAGAAGCAGAGTGCCTTGGATGGAAAAAATTGCAGATGGGATTTGAACGATCTTTCCAACTAGGTTTATCCAGGTCTGAATATTGCAGGCCCGCGAAAAAAGAGCCATTTTGTCAGCATTCTTCTTGTGGAAGGTttaaaaagagaagaaaaatgcAAACATCGATCTCTCATTCATTTTTCATCTGCTTTTGAGCCTGTGCAAAAAATTCCTTGGCGTTATGTGCTACATCCTCTTCAAGTACAGCCTCCAACAATAGGTCAGATCCCCTCTCGTTGTCTCGCTCTATATGCCTCGTATATACATGAATGAGCTTAAAAAAATCAAGAGAATGAAATAACTGCAACATAATCAAACAGCAAAGTGATAAAAAAACGACTTTCAGAAGAATGTAGGGATGGTCACCTTTTGGTTTTGGCAACAATCCGGCACTTTCAGCAGATATGGGAAGAACAGTAAACTGACCAGACTCATCAGTTAATTCATTAAGAACTTCATCCATAGCTTTCACACCCAAGGACGAAGAGTTGGCCAATCTTGAATGTGTCATTGCTTGCCTATGAGTGTCACATGGAGATGAGGTAGTTGAACTATGATCCTTGAAACAACATGCAAGTCATTCACTTAAAAATAATATTGCAAAGTCGACCATCATCAAGCATCACAAGTCACAACTATCACAATACCTTGGGCATGGCaatggttgctgtggtctcgccTTCCGCCGCAACCCCTTCAGGAGGTTTCAAAGTTTCTGTGTCAACTGTGCTCCAGCAATACAACTATACAAGGTCATTAAAAAAGAAGAGGCCTACACAACCacaaaaattaagaaaaatataatgtTTCCATTACCAGATTTAGGCTTTGCAATATTGTCGACTAGTGTCGTTGTCAATGGACCAGGATTCATGAAAGAGATGGAGCGAATTTCATGGCGTATAGCTTCTAATTGAGCCATTGTATCTTGCAGTTCTTTATGCACCTGTCAGATTTTCCTAGATAATCATATTCAAGAATCAAGATAGTCCAAAATCACAGCTAGTAAAAGAAAACGAGTCTCACATAAACCTGCTTGTGCCCAAATGTAATGCCCATCAAAACAATAACATTAAATTAATCCCATATGCATATCAAAGATCTATAGGCATAAAATCCAATCAGATCAAGAAATCAACAATGTCATCTTGATGACCCAAAAAAAGAACCCAATAGCCAAAGCATAAATCTCACAACTATAAATTACAATTGATGCACTTCAACTAGTCCTTCGGTTCTCAAGCGTTCAATTCCCCTTGTTTCATACACCCTTGCTGGACAAGCACAACACATTTAAACAATTAAATGCCTTGCCTACGGTGTGTAAGAGTGTGAGAAACACAGACCTGGCGAGCTTGAGATTGCTCCATAACACTTTCAAACTGGCCGCGTGCCACTTGAACATACCCAATCGCACGCCCAGCCAATCTCCCCATTGTTCTTGATATTATCGGTAGATCCTTTCGCCCTAATTTCCATTAAAAATGTCACAGCATTAACATAGCAAGAGAAATATATACCAAATCGTAAAAGCACAGATTAACAAATAGGGCCACGATTTTATGTATGCCTGGATTAAAATATAGAAATGTCACTCAAAAAAAAATAAGGCTAAATCCGCTATACTTATATATTAAGAAGAAAGAGCATACCAATAAGAGCAGCTGCAGCTCCCACAATAAGAAAAAGCTCACCGTAAGAAATTCCAAGCATTTTCCAGAGAATGGCTCTCCAATTTCTCTTCCGAAATGAAAATGACGGAACTTTCTCTTTAAGGTTCCGATCTGTTACAGTGATTGAGCTCCAACTCATAATAATCCGAAAGCTAATATCAGAAGAACCCATGCTCAAGCTAACCACATATATAATTCAAAGCTCTTATTTTTCTGGCATTCTGAGAATCACAAATTCTAcagaaaataattataatagAGAGCCAAAACACATTCTTTTGAAATTTGAACTCTCAAATAGACATTTAAGCAAACACCTTAAAGAAACAACACATACAATACCAGAGTCTAGAATTCACCCTgtaaaaaaacattaaaaagaAAGTCTTACAaacaaaaatggagaaattgcaTGTAAAGGAAGGGGAAACCGAATATTTACCAAATTCTTGCAAATTTCACTTCCCTCCTCTACACTTCACAGTTCATAGAGTGACTGAATATGTTATACTAACACGCCGCCCTCTTGATCCAATATATGTAAAAAATAAACCGATCCATTTGGATAAACAGGTAGCCGAAATCCGATTAAATAAATGCACACCGTCAGAAAGGgaaaattttaaagaataatttgaaaataattcGTGGTGTGATGCataaatcaaattctttttGGTacgtattatattttattattatttttcattcttGTGAGCTCATCACAGTTAAATTTTGTTAAGCGAATTTTTCGGCTCGACTCAGCTCAACTTATGAaagttaataatttttttatgtcaaaagtattatttttcctTGCATATATGGACTAAATCGATATATCTAACAGATATAGATCCGTGAGATCGTATCACAGAAAATCAATTTCTCTTAAACGgtaataaaatattcatttactAATGTAAATGGATAATTTTCTTACTTTGTTCAACTCTTTATTCATCTTTCTTTGCCCTACCAGAAAAAAAATTGCTCCCTAGCCACGATCCTCGCTTGCTTAACATAAACTTCAAAACTAACCACCCCTTCTCCAACCGCTCCATCCCACGCACACAGCAAATTCTCGATTGCCAAGTCATTCACATCCAAATCAACAAAAAGATCCAAACCTTCAAAAAATTCATCAATTTCACAATTCACAACATAGTTCTTATCATTATACTTTATCCCATTCAAAAGCCTATCAAATCCATCATCCAACTCATTTTTCTATCATTCAAGCTTTTCTTTTCGAGCTCGAGCCTAAATATCCCAGTCTTTCATAACCTCACCCCTTTTTTCCAATTTAGCTACAAGGACGGATAGGTTCATCATTTGTTTTCGAGACCATGCATGGAGGGATGAACGCAAGCAGGGACACTTGAGTAGTAAAAAAGATGGTTGTACGAGAATagtttgatcaaattaaaaaccaaacTCGGGAGATCACACTTGGAGAAAAGACAATTTTCGAGTTAATATGATGTGGTGGCACCCAAAGAGTCGACGAATGGATGATAACGGTATATGGGATACATTCTATTTCTCGAATCCACGTACATCATGGGAGCTATTTGTGGGTTCAAGTACCCAAATGGTTGAAGAGACAGAAGGGGCGTCTTGGGAGACATACAACTCCCAAGTAGCATTGAGATGAGTGACCTTGGTGTTATCGTTGTGGGTGAATGTGCCTACGGATGGCTTAAAAGAAGGGAAATCTTGAAATATAGAGATTAAATGTTGTCTAATGATCTTTTTTTTTACTAGGGTCAATGTAGTATAAGGCCAGAGGGCATCCTCTATGAATCTGATGGAGTTATCGAAGGAAATGGACATTTTCTAGGAGATGTAAAATTTGTGgggtttggggattttagtatATATTTGTAGAATATGTGATTGGTGTATTTGAGCTCATTATTTAAAGACTTTGAATATGTTAGTCCAACATACGACAACTTGagataataatatgaaaataaaatataaaaatagacaccgagatttacgtgaaaaacccctaaaaattattggGGTAAAAACCACGGCCAGATTAAAATAATTTCACTATAATATCTTATGGTGTACAACCGTTCACCAtatttccaaagagaacacatgctctcttaatacaggagaacaaacacttcacaaatattatagaactaagcactcaaatattATAAGATGATAGATAACTTGATGAAGGTATACTTGAATTATGAAGGAATGCATCTATTTATAGATGCAATTTCTCATTTGAACCCAATAGCCAAAGCATAAATCTCACAACTATAAATTACAATTGATGCACTTCAACTAGTCCTTCGGTTCTCAAGCGTTCAATTCCCCTTGTTTCATACACCCTTGCTGGACAAGCACAACACATTTAAACAATTAAATGCCTTGCCTACGGTGTGTAAGAGTGTGAGAAACACAGACCTGGCGAGCTTGAGATTGCTCCATAACACTTTCAAACTGGCCGCGTGCCACTTGAACATACCCAATCGCACGCCCAGCCAATCTCCCCATTGTTCTTGATATTATCGGTAGATCCTTTCGCCCTAATTTCCATTAAAAATGTCACAGCATTAACATAGCAAGAGAAATATATACCAAATCGTAAAAGCACAGATTAACAAATAGGGCCACGATTTTATGTATGCCTGGATTAAAATATAGAAATGTCACTCAAAAAAAAATAAGGCTAAATCCGCTATACTTATATATTAAGAAGAAAGAGCATACCAATAAGAGCAGCTGCAGCTCCCACAATAAGAAAAAGCTCACCGTAAGAAATTCCAAGCATTTTCCAGAGAATGGCTCTCCAATTTCTCTTCCGAAATGAAAATGACGGAACTTTCTCTTTAAGGTTCCGATCTGTTACAGTGATTGAGCTCCAACTCATAATAATCCGAAAGCTAATATCAGAAGAACCCATGCTCAAGCTAACCACATATATAATTCAAAGCTCTTATTTTTCTGGCATTCTGAGAATCACAAATTCTAcagaaaataattataatagAGAGCCAAAACACATTCTTTTGAAATTTGAACTCTCAAATAGACATTTAAGCAAACACCTTAAAGAAACAACACATACAATACCAGAGTCTAGAATTCACCCTgtaaaaaaacattaaaaagaAAGTCTTACAaacaaaaatggagaaattgcaTGTAAAGGAAGGGGAAACCGAATATTTACCAAATTCTTGCAAATTTCACTTCCCTCCTCTACACTTCACAGTTCATAGAGTGACTGAATATGTTATACTAACACGCCGCCCTCTTGATCCAATATATGTAAAAAATAAACCGATCCATTTGGATAAACAGGTAGCCGAAATCCGATTAAATAAATGCACACCGTCAGAAAGGgaaaattttaaagaataatttgaaaataattcGTGGTGTGATGCataaatcaaattctttttGGTacgtattatattttattattatttttcattcttGTGAGCTCATCACAGTTAAATTTTGTTAAGCGAATTTTTCGGCTCGACTCAGCTCAACTTATGAaagttaataatttttttatgtcaaaagtattatttttcctTGCATATATGGACTAAATCGATATATCTAACAGATATAGATCCGTGAGATCGTATCACAGAAAATCAATTTCTCTTAAACGgtaataaaatattcatttactAATGTAAATGGATAATTTTCTTACTTTGTTCAACTCTTTATTCATCTTTCTTTGCCCTACCAGAAAAAAAATTGCTCCCTAGCCACGATCCTCGCTTGCTTAACATAAACTTCAAAACTAACCACCCCTTCTCCAACCGCTCCATCCCACGCACACAGCAAATTCTCGATTGCCAAGTCATTCACATCC from Primulina eburnea isolate SZY01 chromosome 6, ASM2296580v1, whole genome shotgun sequence encodes:
- the LOC140833766 gene encoding uncharacterized protein isoform X3, which codes for MLGISYGELFLIVGAAAALIGRKDLPIISRTMGRLAGRAIGYVQVARGQFESVMEQSQARQVHKELQDTMAQLEAIRHEIRSISFMNPGPLTTTLVDNIAKPKSVDTETLKPPEGVAAEGETTATIAMPKDHSSTTSSPCDTHRQAMTHSRLANSSSLGVKAMDEVLNELTDESGQFTVLPISAESAGLLPKPKGDHPYILLKVVFLSLCCLIMLQLFHSLDFFKLIHVYTRHIERDNERGSDLLLEAVLEEDVAHNAKEFFAQAQKQMKNE
- the LOC140833766 gene encoding uncharacterized protein isoform X1, whose product is MGSSDISFRIIMSWSSITVTDRNLKEKVPSFSFRKRNWRAILWKMLGISYGELFLIVGAAAALIGRKDLPIISRTMGRLAGRAIGYVQVARGQFESVMEQSQARQVHKELQDTMAQLEAIRHEIRSISFMNPGPLTTTLVDNIAKPKSVDTETLKPPEGVAAEGETTATIAMPKDHSSTTSSPCDTHRQAMTHSRLANSSSLGVKAMDEVLNELTDESGQFTVLPISAESAGLLPKPKGDHPYILLKVVFLSLCCLIMLQLFHSLDFFKLIHVYTRHIERDNERGSDLLLEAVLEEDVAHNAKEFFAQAQKQMKNE
- the LOC140833766 gene encoding uncharacterized protein isoform X2; amino-acid sequence: MGSSDISFRIIMSWSSITVTDRNLKEKVPSFSFRKRNWRAILWKMLGISYGELFLIVGAAAALIGRKDLPIISRTMGRLAGRAIGYVQVARGQFESVMEQSQARQVHKELQDTMAQLEAIRHEIRSISFMNPGPLTTTLVDNIAKPKSVDTETLKPPEGVAAEGETTATIAMPKDHSSTTSSPCDTHRQAMTHSRLANSSSLGVKAMDEVLNELTDESGQFTVLPISAESAGLLPKPKERDNERGSDLLLEAVLEEDVAHNAKEFFAQAQKQMKNE
- the LOC140833766 gene encoding uncharacterized protein isoform X5 — its product is MGITFGHKQVYVHKELQDTMAQLEAIRHEIRSISFMNPGPLTTTLVDNIAKPKSVDTETLKPPEGVAAEGETTATIAMPKDHSSTTSSPCDTHRQAMTHSRLANSSSLGVKAMDEVLNELTDESGQFTVLPISAESAGLLPKPKGDHPYILLKVVFLSLCCLIMLQLFHSLDFFKLIHVYTRHIERDNERGSDLLLEAVLEEDVAHNAKEFFAQAQKQMKNE
- the LOC140833766 gene encoding uncharacterized protein isoform X4 — encoded protein: MGSSDISFRIIMSWSSITVTDRNLKEKVPSFSFRKRNWRAILWKMLGISYGELFLIVGAAAALIGRKDLPIISRTMGRLAGRAIGYVQVARGQFESVMEQSQARQVHKELQDTMAQLEAIRHEIRSISFMNPGPLTTTLVDNIAKPKSVDTETLKPPEGVAAEGETTATIAMPKDHSSTTSSPCDTHRQAMTHSRLANSSSLGVKAMDEVLNELTDESGQFTVLPISAESAGLLPKPKGI